The genomic DNA GTCCACATCAGAAAAACCCAACTTGGTGATAAGGCATATTGAAATTTGCCTTATCCTAAGAGATAGTCTGCCCTTATCTAGGAGTATGCTTTAAGAATTGAGGTCCTTGGTCACACTCCCTTAGAGTCTTGGAGAAAAACCTGACACCACAATAGTTTCTCCTGTAATGAAGCTGAAGTCTGGAGAACATAGGAAAGATACAACTCCAGCACATTCTTCTGGATAGCCCACCCTGCAgggagagaaagcaagaaaagggagaaggctATAGTTTATTATTGTATTTCCCATTGACTCCCATTCACTGGTCCtgctactgaaaaaaaattaaaagaaaaacagaaaaaaaactagCAGCTTTTCCTTACTCTGTTTAGATTGCTACTTTCCAGGACTGAGCATGGGTCTGGGCTATACAGAGACAAATAGAAACTTCTGAGGGTCATACGGACCTCAGGATAACCAGAGTAGTATTAGtggaagaaaaagtcaagaatgaaggaaaaagaacatcCTAGAAAACTTCCCTTCTTAATATTCTGCTAAAACATATGAATCTCAATACAATTACCTTGTCAATTTGTGTCGATTCATGAAATTCTGTAGAACATCTTTATCTTTCCAAagctgagggggaaaaaaggaaagacaaaagtttATCACTActcactttgttttcttttgacatAGAGGTTTTGGTGGCCATGACCTCAATCCTGCACTATTTGTTCTGATCCAAAATATCCATAGAGTTTCTGAGAAAAATATTGCTACTCTTCTTCAGAAACCAGTTATACAAAGCGTGAAGCAGATGAATAGGCATCCTTGAGGACAGGTATCCCTGTTCTTTTCCCAACAAACTAGAAAGCAGGcagaaattcagggaaggtagTAGAAAGGATGGATCCTgagcctctttttctttttaggtctaTGGCTAGCCACCAGGACAATCccctgaagtcatgaagaatgCCCATCCAAGATACcatgacaacaataataaatcTCAAAATGGGCCTGAAATGATTCCCCTTCGAAAGGAGAAAACAACCATGTGGGGGTTAAGGAGACCCCCTAatgttttttgttcttcatttttgaagaagatcatgacatcagggagatgatactatgacaagcacatgaactggatttgagtgagggactgctgtgctaaggcaccagtcttactttctcatctgggtctagtggccagaaatgaatcaggacaactggagatggtcctgtatgcaaggcaatcagggttaagtgacttgtccaaggtcacagctagtaacagtcaagagacagagactggatttaaacacccatcctcctgattccaaggtcactgtactatccactccaccacctattTGCTTTAGACCCCCTAATGCCTCACAAACAAAGGAGGGTCTTCGTGAATTTGAGTTCTCAGAACTACAGAACCTGAGCCTGAGGATCCCAACCCCAGTTCTTGAGGTCTCTAAAGAGCAAGGATGGTCACAAGAGCcacttcaaggaaagggagaccAAATCCTTACCACTCCACTGAACTCAGTCTTGATTACTCCTGGTGCCAAACAGTTCACTCGGATGCCCTTTGGTGCAAGCTCCAAAGACAATGTTCTGGTGAGCCCCAGTAGAGCTGTCTTACTGACATTGTAGGGACCCAGAGACTAGGATTGGGAACACAAAAGAATTCCTGTCAACTTCATTTATATTCTAAGCCACTGATGAAAGAGAGATAAATTTAGAGTTAAGATTCCTACGTTCAAATCTTGGTTCTATTATTTctacttatgtgactttggacaagaaaCTTACCACTCAAGCATCTGGtatctacatctgtaaaatgaaggagataaACCTCATAGTGGCTTAGCTTTGCCTCAGCactgattgatgtttgtcctatgctcttgaagaagaccatgacatcaggaagttgatgccatgacatggaagtgaattggatttaagtaagaagTTACTGTGCTAAGTGACTAGTTTTACGTTCTTCTCTGGagttatctggatccagtagccagatatgaatcaggaagactggggaTGATCTTGCACTAAATCTTGAATTGTGGCACAGAATTTTGAGACAGGGTCaagctatgatttctttttttttttttttgcaaggcagtggggttaagtggcttgcccaaggccacacagctaggtaattattaagtgactgaggccagatttgaacccaggtactcctgaatccagggctggtgctttatccactgtgccacctagccgcccccaagctatgatttctaatagatatttactagctctttCCTCATGGGCACAAAAGAATGGGAGAGGGTAAAGAAAAACTCTTGGGATGGGTGGTCCAATAAGATTCCCTTCTAAGATTGGATTCCTGACAAGGGAATATTTACCTAATATTTACCTAAACAAATCATGACATATGGATATGATAGCATTTATTAGGCCATGATAAATGGCGAAAGAAATAGCAGTAAAGAAAATTGGACATGACAATAGTGTTATATAAGaacaactttctttctttctttctttctttctttctttctttctttctttcttttttttggcaaggcaatggggttaagtggctaggtaattattaaatgtctgaggctggatttgcactcaggtacacctgactccagggctatgctctatctactgcaccacctagccatcccaagaaCAACTTTCAAAGGCTTTAGGATACCAATCAATGCAAGGACAAGCTTTGGTTCCAAAGGACCGAAAACAAAGGATTTACTCACCCTCCTGACAGAGAGGACTCAAAATGCAAAATAAGACATATATTTTTGGTCATAGTTTGACTATAAGGGTTTATTATAATGGTTTTCTTTACTCATATTGCTATTCATTGGATGTtaagggtgagaagggagggaaagaaaatacttgtaaagtgaaaaaaatggacTTAGGTCAGACACTGTtatatgagaaaaatgttttgtttccccttggtttctatttttattgCCCTATTTGAAAACTCTTTTACTGTCTCCTCTCCAacctcctccttccccacccaACCTTTTTGACCTACTGGATCCCAAATTGGAGGAAGGCTGGTGACCTGAGTTCAGAACTCTTGACAGAGCTAAATTCATTCTAGGTAGTGTACATGAAATATGGTATAAGGAAGAGATAATCTGATAGTACTGTTCAGTGACTTTGAATCTATAAGCTCATAAAgtaatatacatttatgttttttaacttttttccctaagtttgaatgattgaatgaataaattaaatgcaTAAATGATGTGGGGGAAGAAGCACAGACCTTCCTTCCTTTGTGCCAGTGGTCTGTTTGTTGTCAGCTTGTATTAGCTAAGCCTAGAGGGTGACTGATTTAACTCTTCTTATACATAACCAACCTCTGATAGAagtgaaagatgaagaaaggagacGACTTCTGTCTAAAATTTCTGGGAAAGTTATTCTTTGAGACATTCCTATGGCCTGAGCCTTCCCATCTCAAGTCCAAGTGGATACACTTGATAAGTCACCCTTATGAACTACTATTCATACCAAAGAGTTGAAGATTAGAGCAACACTTACAATCTCAGGATCATAGGCTACAACAGAGGATACAAAAACCACAGCACTTGCCctacaagaaagagaaaacattggGAGTTGGGTTTAGCCAGATGATTAGATACTTGcttaaaaagaaaggataaaggaaGATAGATGGGTTTTTCCCTCAATAGGAGGAATCAAGGATCTATCCCAAGGTCACATGCAATTAAACTTCTATTtgagaatcagaagatctggaatCAAATTCCAATTCTGCAATTTAATATCTATGCAACTTTATATAAGTCACTTCATGgttcttggtctcagttttttcatctatctaAAAGGAGAGTTGGATACTATGACTTCTGAtgacccttccaactctaaaattctctgGTTCTGTAATTAGGTCCCTATGACATTCTAAGATTTAAACTAAATAGTGAagataaggaaataataaaaaaaaatagcaaaaatggtAAAGGAGACAGACCTCACTTCTCAAGGAGTATATTATCCAAAAGGCTTGATGATAACATGAATTTTAAAAGTGTGATGCAAGCTAGATTGCAATCTACTACTGTTGACTTAATATAAATTAAgtttgtattattatttcttagcTATGATTATGATTAGACCTGAATCAGGTTCCTCCTTACAGTGAGGAGCAGCCATGAAACATTCCCTTTTGAAATGACTTAATAGTCCATTAGATCCCAAGTTtggtagtcatttttttttaggttttttcttttgaaaggcaaacagggttaagtagcttgcccaaggccacacaaccaggtaattattaaatgtctgagaccggatttgaacccaggtactcctgactctggggccggtgctttatccactacgccacctagccacccctggcagTCATTCTTGACAGGGAATAATAAAACCATGTACATGGAAAAACTGACAGGGAACATTTAAAATAGAatctttggcttccttcaaaacaTGGTTGCCTCTTCTTACATGAGACCTTTCCAAACTCTAGCCCTCTTACCCCTTTACTCTGAGTTATCCTCTATACTTTATAGTTActtgcgtgtgtatgtgtgtgtgtgtgtgtgtgtgtgtgtgtgtgtgtgtgtgaattctcccaatagaatgaaagctcccagaaagcaagaattatttcattttggttGTGTATCTCAAGGAACCTATCGTACTGTTTTTACATAGTATGAttcataaatatttgctaatCTAATGCAAATTCTTCTGTTCCAAATGCAGAACAATGACTTTTTAATACAAAAGGGAgatcaaagcattttatatgaaGCAGATAGCAATCATTAAGGTCTTGTTTACAACTGGAGGGAAGATCATACCTCTTCTCTAAATCCAGTAAAAGCTACAAGAACCATAAAGATGGAGAGAAATCCAGGAAGTGGGGTTGACTCTCTCAATGAGATCTGCTTTATCTGGGCCTCACTTACCTTGGATCTGGTTTTGCCCAAATGtcttgttcttccttttctcctagaGTCACCATGTGTGGCAAAGCCAGTTTCACAAGCTGCGCTGGTGCTTTAacattaatattcattatctAAAACCACAAAAAGGATGGTGTAAAGGGAGACTTCTCTACTTTCTGTCACCAATCAGTTAGTCTTTGCACCAAGAATGGACCAATAAAAAGAAGACTAGCATTAACCAATTAATGACTTCACTTTGGGTCTAGATTATCATCTGttccccatttttttcatcttcttcctcaAGGAGAATAGAGGAGGTTTtgtcaaatgacttgccaaaaTCCAGGTAAATGAGGTCTATATGAGCTGCTAGTGAAGTAAAATtctaaaatcaataaatcaatcaattttatttattgaatttttaaatctttccattATTCCCTACTCAGTGAAGAAACATGAAATTAGTCTGAAATGACATTCTCTTAATGAAATTATTCTAGTTCTTAGCACTGTTTCCCTTTCTAAATGTTCACAAAGCATCCTTTTAATTACAAGTTTTAGACTACTCATGCACCTTGAGTCATTCATTTGACCTTTGTAGGACcctgtcttcatttgtaaaatagactGGATTTGATCACTTCTAAGTTTCCTCCAGttataaatctgtgattctaaCTATCATGGGCTGCTAAAAGAAAGAGTATCCTCACCTCAACTGAAGTTGCaatttatcccagaaactgggaGGCAAGTGTCTGCCTCTCTTCTTAGAGAATCCATCCCAAGTGTGGTCTTACCTTGTCCCATATTTCTTCATTAGCACCCAGTGTACTCCAAGCCAAAGGGTTGACACCTGCCACACAAATGAGGAAGTTGATAAACCCATATTTTTCAGAAGCCTAGatggaaatcagagaaaataaagataagtTTCAGGATACAGAGGACTGGGTGGAGGGGGTTGGGGGACAGGGTCTTTTACTAAGATCTAGACACTTTATCAAGGGGACAAAAATGAAGCTGTTACTAGGACATTGCTCCTTTGAGACCCAAAGATAAGATTATAAAGATGGTCTCCTTGGTGATAGTCAGCCCCATCCTTGCCCTCAAGTATTCTCACCATGGACACTAACTTCTTACAGTCTTCTTCCTTTCCCACATGGCACACCGTTCCTGAAGCACGCAGTCCCTCCCCCTGAAGTTTTTCAACTGCACGATCCACATTCTGTTGCTTTCTACTGCTCACAATCACATGAGCTCCATCCCGGGCCGGGCGTTGTGCAATGGCAAAACCAATCCTGTGAGACATTGTGGGAAAGAGAGAGATTtcgcctacacacacacacacacacacacacacacacaccacccccGGCTCCTTTCAGAGGACCAGGAATGAGAACCACAAGCTGCAAGAAGAGAATTTCAGAGCAGCTATGCCATTCTGAATTCCCAATCAATAGCACTCACCCATCTGTGGATCCTGTGATCAGGGCCACCTTATCAGCCAGAACTCCCCTTCTGTCTGCTGCAGCACTCCTCATTCTCACTAAGAGTAGGACCACATGAAGAAAGAGATGCCTCTGGGTCCATACTGCC from Macrotis lagotis isolate mMagLag1 chromosome 4, bilby.v1.9.chrom.fasta, whole genome shotgun sequence includes the following:
- the LOC141521867 gene encoding dehydrogenase/reductase SDR family member 2, mitochondrial-like — translated: MYRAVWTQRHLFLHVVLLLVRMRSAAADRRGVLADKVALITGSTDGIGFAIAQRPARDGAHVIVSSRKQQNVDRAVEKLQGEGLRASGTVCHVGKEEDCKKLVSMASEKYGFINFLICVAGVNPLAWSTLGANEEIWDKIMNINVKAPAQLVKLALPHMVTLGEKEEQDIWAKPDPRASAVVFVSSVVAYDPEISLGPYNVSKTALLGLTRTLSLELAPKGIRVNCLAPGVIKTEFSGVLWKDKDVLQNFMNRHKLTRVGYPEECAGVVSFLCSPDFSFITGETIVVSGFSPRL